The following proteins are encoded in a genomic region of Actinomadura sp. NAK00032:
- the nudC gene encoding NAD(+) diphosphatase, whose product MTEAPLEWLALARGTLDRVALNRRDDAWLDAAWNDPRTRVLVIRDGRSLVVYEPSPALVLVPPAQAPDGERWLLGADDDGTVYFGVSGPLPAIEGAEPAGLRRVGALLGDRDSGLLTHAVALEHWHGTNGFCPRCGTRTRVASAGHVRVCPQDGSQHFPRVDPAVIMLVTDEDDRILLARGPQWPADRRSILAGFVEPGESLEQAVAREVKEEVGLPVRDVHYLGSQPWPLPQSLMLGFTARTDAGVPLNPDPEEILDAAWYTRDELRAAIDAGEIVAPGPLSIAAQLIMRWYGGELPKMPAF is encoded by the coding sequence GTGACCGAAGCCCCACTGGAGTGGCTCGCGCTCGCGCGCGGAACGCTCGACCGGGTCGCGTTGAACCGCCGCGACGACGCCTGGCTGGACGCCGCTTGGAACGATCCGCGCACCCGCGTCCTGGTCATCCGGGACGGGCGGTCCCTCGTGGTCTACGAGCCCAGCCCGGCGCTCGTCCTCGTCCCGCCCGCCCAGGCGCCGGACGGCGAGCGCTGGCTCCTCGGCGCGGACGACGACGGCACCGTGTACTTCGGCGTCTCCGGGCCGCTGCCCGCCATCGAGGGGGCCGAACCGGCCGGGCTGCGCCGCGTCGGCGCGCTCCTCGGCGACCGCGACTCCGGCCTGCTCACCCACGCCGTCGCGCTGGAGCACTGGCACGGCACCAACGGGTTCTGCCCGCGCTGCGGCACCCGGACCCGGGTGGCGTCCGCCGGCCACGTGCGCGTCTGCCCGCAGGACGGCTCGCAGCACTTCCCGCGCGTCGACCCCGCCGTGATCATGCTGGTGACGGACGAGGACGACCGCATCCTGCTGGCCCGCGGCCCGCAGTGGCCCGCCGACCGCCGCTCGATCCTCGCCGGGTTCGTCGAGCCGGGCGAGTCGCTGGAGCAGGCCGTCGCGCGGGAGGTCAAGGAGGAGGTCGGGCTGCCCGTCCGGGACGTCCACTACCTGGGCAGCCAGCCGTGGCCGCTGCCGCAGAGCCTCATGCTCGGCTTCACCGCGCGCACGGACGCCGGCGTCCCGCTGAACCCCGACCCGGAGGAGATCCTGGACGCCGCCTGGTACACCCGCGACGAGCTGCGCGCCGCCATCGACGCGGGCGAGATCGTCGCACCGGGCCCGCTGTCCATCGCCGCGCAGCTCATCATGCGCTGGTACGGCGGCGAACTCCCCAAGATGCCCGCCTTCTGA
- a CDS encoding mycoredoxin: MATPTTGQLTMYTTSWCGFCRRLKSQLARDGIEMVEVDIERDPEAADFVMSVNGGNQTVPTIVYPDGTAATNPSAKEVKRRLAEIAKTA; this comes from the coding sequence ATGGCGACGCCGACGACCGGCCAGCTCACCATGTACACGACGTCCTGGTGCGGGTTCTGCCGCCGGCTGAAGAGCCAGCTCGCGCGGGACGGCATCGAGATGGTCGAGGTCGACATCGAGCGCGACCCCGAGGCCGCCGACTTCGTCATGAGCGTCAACGGCGGAAACCAGACCGTCCCCACCATCGTCTACCCCGACGGCACGGCCGCGACCAACCCGAGCGCCAAGGAGGTCAAGCGCCGCCTGGCGGAGATCGCGAAGACCGCCTAG
- a CDS encoding ATP-dependent DNA helicase UvrD2 — protein sequence MLAESVLEGLDPEQRAVAEAVQGPVCVLAGAGTGKTRAITHRIAYATLTGVVTPQRVLAVTFTTRAAGELRSRLRQLGAPGVQARTFHAAALRQLSYFWPRVIGGEAPKIVDSKIALVADAARACRLSFARTELRDLAGEIEWAKVTQHRPEDYPAAVAKADRKPPADVVDVARVYAMYEQLRRERNLLDFEGMLELTAAVLTEHREVANQVREQYRYFVVDEFQDVNPLQKMLLDTWLGDRDDLCVVGDPNQTIYSFTGASPSHLLDFTREHPGAKVVKLVRDYRSTPQVVRLANGVIGQARGARHKLELLAQRADGPDPVFNEYDDEVAEADDAARQARKLIDEGVPAREIAILFRINAQSETYESALAAAGVPYVLRGAERFFERPEVREAVVRLRGAARAGADPETDGMGLIQTVRHVLSGAGFTDQPPEGAGAARARWESLAALAQLAEDMAADNPKAALADFVAELEERAAAQHAPPLEGVTLASLHAAKGLEWDAVFLVGLAEGTLPIIYAKTPAQIEEERRLLYVGVTRARVHLALSWALSRSPGGSQTRRPSRFLDGLTGKTTTHTPPRADRSKRRPAKGPQPCRVCGRPLTAAVERKLGRCEDCPSELNEEVLLALKDWRAEVAAEQKIPAYVVFTDATLQAIAEHAPDSLEDLARIPGVGKVKLDRYGDTVLTLCGH from the coding sequence ATGTTGGCTGAGTCGGTGCTGGAGGGACTCGACCCCGAACAGCGGGCGGTCGCCGAGGCGGTGCAGGGGCCGGTGTGCGTTCTCGCGGGCGCCGGGACGGGCAAGACCAGGGCCATCACGCACCGGATCGCCTACGCGACGCTGACCGGTGTCGTCACGCCGCAGCGGGTGCTCGCCGTGACGTTCACCACGCGCGCGGCGGGGGAGCTGCGCAGCCGGCTCCGGCAGCTCGGCGCGCCCGGCGTGCAGGCCCGCACGTTCCACGCAGCGGCGCTGCGGCAGCTGAGCTACTTCTGGCCGCGGGTCATCGGCGGCGAGGCGCCCAAGATCGTCGACTCGAAGATCGCGCTGGTCGCGGACGCGGCGCGCGCGTGCCGGCTGTCGTTCGCGCGCACCGAGCTGCGCGACCTCGCGGGCGAGATCGAATGGGCGAAGGTCACCCAGCACCGCCCCGAGGACTACCCCGCCGCCGTGGCCAAGGCCGACCGCAAGCCGCCCGCCGACGTCGTGGACGTGGCCCGCGTCTACGCGATGTACGAGCAGCTCAGGCGGGAGCGCAACCTGCTCGACTTCGAGGGGATGCTGGAGCTGACCGCCGCCGTCCTCACCGAGCACCGGGAGGTCGCGAACCAGGTCCGCGAGCAGTACCGGTACTTCGTGGTGGACGAGTTCCAGGACGTCAACCCGCTGCAGAAGATGCTGCTCGACACCTGGCTCGGCGACCGCGACGACCTGTGCGTCGTCGGCGACCCCAACCAGACGATCTACTCCTTCACCGGCGCGTCCCCGTCCCACCTGCTCGACTTCACCCGCGAGCACCCCGGCGCGAAGGTCGTCAAGCTCGTCCGCGACTACCGGTCGACGCCGCAGGTCGTCCGGCTGGCCAACGGCGTGATCGGGCAGGCCCGCGGCGCCCGGCACAAGCTGGAGCTGCTGGCCCAGCGCGCGGACGGCCCCGACCCGGTGTTCAACGAGTACGACGACGAGGTCGCCGAGGCCGACGACGCCGCCCGGCAGGCCCGCAAGCTGATCGACGAGGGCGTCCCCGCGCGGGAGATCGCGATCCTGTTCCGCATCAACGCGCAGTCCGAGACCTACGAGTCGGCGCTCGCGGCGGCGGGCGTCCCGTACGTGCTGCGCGGCGCGGAGCGGTTCTTCGAGCGGCCCGAGGTGCGCGAGGCGGTGGTCCGGCTGCGCGGCGCGGCGCGGGCGGGCGCCGACCCCGAGACCGACGGGATGGGGCTGATCCAGACCGTCCGGCACGTCCTGTCGGGGGCCGGGTTCACCGACCAGCCGCCCGAGGGCGCGGGCGCGGCCCGCGCGCGCTGGGAGTCGCTCGCCGCGCTCGCCCAGCTCGCCGAGGACATGGCCGCCGACAACCCCAAGGCCGCGCTCGCCGACTTCGTCGCCGAACTGGAGGAGCGCGCCGCCGCGCAGCACGCGCCGCCGCTGGAGGGCGTCACGCTCGCGTCGCTGCACGCCGCCAAGGGCCTGGAGTGGGACGCGGTCTTCCTCGTCGGCCTGGCCGAGGGCACGCTCCCCATCATCTACGCCAAGACGCCCGCCCAGATCGAGGAGGAGCGCCGCCTCCTCTACGTCGGGGTGACGCGCGCCCGCGTCCACCTGGCGCTGTCGTGGGCGCTGTCGCGCTCGCCCGGCGGATCGCAGACGCGCCGCCCGTCCCGCTTCCTGGACGGCCTGACCGGCAAGACCACCACGCACACGCCGCCCCGCGCCGACCGCTCCAAGCGCCGCCCCGCCAAGGGCCCGCAGCCGTGCCGCGTCTGCGGCCGCCCGCTGACCGCCGCCGTCGAGCGCAAGCTCGGCCGCTGCGAGGACTGCCCGTCCGAGCTGAACGAGGAGGTCCTCCTCGCCCTGAAGGACTGGCGCGCCGAGGTCGCCGCCGAGCAGAAGATCCCCGCCTACGTCGTGTTCACCGACGCCACCCTCCAGGCGATCGCCGAGCACGCCCCCGACTCCCTGGAGGACCTGGCCCGCATCCCGGGCGTCGGCAAGGTCAAACTCGACCGCTACGGCGACACCGTCCTCACCCTCTGCGGCCACTGA
- the tesB gene encoding acyl-CoA thioesterase II, whose protein sequence is MKESLKALLDLLDLEQIENDIFRGRSPEERRQRVFGGQVAGQALVAAGRTVPANRPVHSLHAYFIRPGDPLVPIVYTVDRVRDGRSFTTRRVMAVQHGQAIFTLSASFQIAEDGPFHQAPMPDAPSPETLPDGLERLTPVFGEVGAREFVSRRPFDIRHATPLTWEAAKDPALATPESKVWLKVDGDLPDDPLLHVCLMTYASDMTLLDTVLLNHGLAWGDKRTMGASLDHAMWFHRPFRADDWLLYYQDTPFAGGARGLARGQVFTREGELVVSVMQEGLVRVSDGERKR, encoded by the coding sequence GTGAAGGAATCGCTGAAGGCCCTGCTGGACCTGCTCGACCTCGAACAGATCGAGAACGACATCTTCCGCGGCCGCAGCCCCGAGGAGCGGCGGCAGCGCGTCTTCGGTGGCCAGGTGGCCGGGCAGGCGCTCGTCGCCGCCGGGCGCACCGTGCCCGCGAACCGGCCCGTGCACTCGCTGCACGCCTACTTCATCCGGCCCGGCGACCCGCTCGTCCCGATCGTCTACACCGTCGACCGGGTGCGGGACGGGCGGTCGTTCACGACGCGCCGGGTCATGGCCGTCCAGCACGGCCAAGCGATCTTCACGCTGTCGGCGTCGTTCCAGATCGCCGAGGACGGGCCGTTCCACCAGGCCCCCATGCCCGACGCGCCCTCCCCCGAGACGCTGCCGGACGGCCTGGAGCGGCTGACGCCGGTGTTCGGCGAGGTCGGCGCGCGCGAGTTCGTCTCCCGGCGCCCCTTCGACATCCGGCACGCGACGCCGCTGACCTGGGAGGCGGCGAAGGACCCGGCACTCGCCACCCCCGAGTCGAAGGTGTGGCTGAAGGTGGACGGCGACCTGCCGGACGACCCGCTGCTGCACGTCTGCCTCATGACCTACGCCTCGGACATGACGCTGCTCGACACCGTCCTGCTCAATCACGGCCTTGCCTGGGGCGACAAGCGGACGATGGGCGCCAGCCTCGACCACGCGATGTGGTTCCACCGGCCGTTCCGCGCCGACGACTGGCTGCTGTACTACCAGGACACGCCGTTCGCCGGCGGCGCCCGCGGCCTCGCCCGCGGCCAGGTGTTCACCCGGGAGGGCGAGCTGGTCGTCTCCGTCATGCAGGAGGGCCTCGTCCGCGTCTCCGACGGCGAGCGCAAGCGCTGA
- a CDS encoding DNA-binding response regulator — translation MIRVLLAEDVRILREALADLLDREDDVEVVAQVAAGDAIVAAALRTAPDVAVLDIELPGLDGVSAAAELARQLPGCRVLILTGIGRPGTLRRAMAAGVAGFMVKDSAPGELVAAVRTVAAGGRVVDPQLAFAALDAPDCPLTDREVEVLRLTASGAEPPQIAARIGLSYGTVRNYLASAVTKLGARNRVDAIRIATEAGWI, via the coding sequence TTGATCAGGGTGCTGCTGGCGGAGGACGTGCGGATCCTGCGTGAGGCGCTGGCCGACCTCCTCGACCGGGAGGACGACGTCGAGGTCGTCGCGCAGGTGGCGGCCGGGGACGCGATCGTCGCCGCCGCCCTGCGCACCGCGCCGGACGTCGCCGTGCTCGACATCGAGCTGCCCGGCCTGGACGGCGTCAGCGCGGCGGCGGAACTGGCCCGGCAGCTGCCCGGCTGCCGCGTGCTGATCCTGACCGGGATCGGCCGGCCGGGGACGCTGCGGCGCGCGATGGCGGCCGGGGTCGCCGGGTTCATGGTGAAGGACAGCGCGCCCGGCGAGCTGGTGGCCGCCGTCCGCACCGTCGCCGCCGGCGGCCGCGTCGTCGACCCGCAGCTGGCGTTCGCCGCGCTCGACGCCCCGGACTGCCCGCTCACCGACCGCGAGGTGGAGGTGCTGCGGCTGACCGCGTCCGGTGCGGAGCCGCCGCAGATCGCCGCCCGGATCGGGCTGTCCTACGGCACCGTCCGCAACTACCTCGCGTCAGCGGTGACCAAGCTGGGCGCCCGCAACCGGGTCGACGCCATCCGCATCGCCACCGAGGCGGGCTGGATCTGA
- a CDS encoding histidine kinase → MRDSRLPLFAGIVLFWTYRILVMWVFPGPGGPPGTAALLAGTGAAVALGVLQARALAWRGSLGNLTAQAVLAYAPLLVLGGAWRPASPLLMASVLLLAAPARARRPAAASIVAAEFAIRAVWLPGADAGYAAWAAVVTLTGGLQFLALARLGHLVRALEATRAELAARRAAGERLRIARGLRAELGRRLSAAAASADPAEITAAARAALARARSVADDYRDRSLTAEIEAARTVLAASGVPVRVEADAAAPSAPRADAALAGVLRRTVVAALRDGRPDGCVIECRTGPGGPERLRVAFSGPVPPFAEPLAASAAEIAGLGGRLATGPAVEAEIPRARAWAGGPVSAAPWLAFAVLLVLELDHLGTVAASVVMARDAGVTVDPARLAVAAVALPLVAALQLYHVLPRGEARPRRWALPAQIVLVLAAFAVAGPLVPADYGGLPATYGGLVAGVVLLNVRPPWSWAAAAALLLMPFPLLYGARPPAVVLLSLLASAGFMISVHALGRLPVAAARLDRARRELVRTSVLRERLRIARDVHDLLGSQLSAIIIRGAIAAGPADGARLAELAGAALATVRSIGADPAPLRLAAEVESARDLLDAAGARVGVTVAEPPAEIAALFAVVLRESVTNVVRHARARRCEIAITPARLRVSNDGAPRPGTGPAGTGLANLRSRAAEAGGALTVVHADGRFTLTVEMPAGPSDPARLGGDADGVDPVAGAQLGHR, encoded by the coding sequence ATGCGCGACAGCCGCCTGCCCCTCTTCGCCGGGATCGTCCTGTTCTGGACGTACCGGATCCTGGTGATGTGGGTGTTTCCCGGCCCCGGCGGCCCGCCCGGAACGGCGGCGCTGCTCGCCGGGACGGGCGCGGCGGTCGCCCTCGGCGTCCTGCAGGCGCGGGCGCTGGCCTGGCGCGGCTCGCTCGGCAACCTCACGGCGCAGGCGGTGCTGGCGTACGCGCCGCTGCTCGTCCTCGGCGGCGCCTGGCGGCCGGCGTCGCCGCTGCTCATGGCGTCGGTGCTGCTGCTCGCCGCGCCGGCCCGCGCGCGCCGGCCGGCCGCCGCCTCCATCGTGGCCGCCGAGTTCGCGATCAGGGCGGTGTGGCTGCCCGGCGCCGACGCGGGATACGCCGCGTGGGCCGCCGTGGTGACGCTCACCGGCGGGCTCCAGTTCCTCGCCCTGGCACGGCTCGGGCATCTGGTCCGCGCGCTGGAGGCCACCCGCGCCGAACTGGCCGCCCGGCGTGCCGCCGGGGAGCGGCTGCGGATCGCGCGCGGCCTGCGCGCCGAGCTGGGGCGGCGGCTGTCGGCCGCTGCGGCGTCCGCCGACCCGGCCGAGATCACGGCGGCGGCGCGGGCGGCGCTGGCCCGCGCCCGGTCGGTCGCCGACGACTACCGGGACCGGTCCCTCACCGCCGAGATCGAGGCGGCGCGGACGGTACTCGCGGCGTCCGGCGTGCCGGTGCGCGTCGAGGCGGACGCCGCCGCGCCGTCCGCGCCCCGGGCCGACGCGGCGCTGGCCGGGGTGCTGCGCCGCACCGTGGTGGCGGCGCTGCGGGACGGCCGCCCCGACGGGTGCGTGATCGAGTGCCGTACGGGCCCCGGCGGGCCCGAGCGGCTGCGGGTGGCCTTCTCCGGTCCCGTGCCGCCGTTCGCGGAGCCGCTGGCGGCCTCGGCCGCCGAGATCGCCGGGCTCGGCGGGCGGCTCGCCACCGGACCCGCCGTGGAGGCGGAGATCCCGCGGGCGCGGGCCTGGGCGGGCGGCCCGGTCAGCGCGGCGCCGTGGCTGGCCTTCGCCGTCCTGCTGGTCCTGGAGCTGGACCATCTCGGCACGGTCGCGGCCAGCGTGGTGATGGCGCGGGACGCGGGCGTCACCGTGGACCCGGCGCGGCTGGCGGTGGCCGCGGTCGCGCTGCCGCTGGTCGCGGCGCTGCAGCTGTACCACGTGCTGCCGCGCGGCGAGGCCCGGCCGCGGCGCTGGGCGCTCCCGGCCCAGATCGTGCTGGTCCTGGCCGCGTTCGCCGTCGCGGGGCCGCTCGTCCCGGCGGACTACGGCGGGCTGCCCGCGACGTACGGCGGGCTGGTCGCGGGCGTGGTGCTGCTGAACGTGCGGCCGCCCTGGTCGTGGGCGGCGGCCGCCGCGCTGCTGCTGATGCCGTTCCCGCTGCTGTACGGCGCGCGTCCGCCGGCGGTGGTGCTGCTGAGCCTGCTCGCCTCGGCGGGCTTCATGATCTCGGTCCACGCGCTGGGCCGGCTGCCGGTCGCGGCGGCCCGGCTGGACCGGGCGCGCCGCGAGCTGGTCCGCACGTCCGTGCTCCGCGAGCGGCTGCGGATCGCGCGGGACGTCCACGACCTGCTCGGCTCGCAGCTGTCGGCGATCATCATCCGGGGCGCGATCGCGGCGGGCCCGGCGGACGGCGCGCGGCTGGCCGAGCTGGCGGGCGCGGCGCTGGCGACGGTCCGCTCCATCGGCGCGGACCCCGCCCCGCTGCGGCTCGCCGCCGAGGTCGAGAGCGCGCGGGACCTGCTGGACGCGGCCGGGGCACGGGTCGGCGTCACGGTCGCGGAGCCGCCGGCGGAGATCGCGGCCCTGTTCGCCGTCGTGCTGCGGGAGTCGGTGACGAACGTGGTCCGGCACGCGCGGGCGCGGCGCTGCGAGATCGCGATCACGCCCGCCCGGCTCCGCGTCTCCAACGACGGCGCTCCCCGTCCCGGCACGGGTCCGGCCGGGACGGGGCTGGCCAACCTCCGCTCGCGCGCCGCCGAGGCGGGCGGCGCGCTGACCGTCGTGCACGCGGACGGCCGGTTCACCCTCACCGTCGAGATGCCGGCCGGCCCGTCAGATCCAGCCCGCCTCGGTGGCGATGCGGATGGCGTCGACCCGGTTGCGGGCGCCCAGCTTGGTCACCGCTGA
- a CDS encoding epoxide hydrolase family protein: protein MSFEITPFRIEVPQADLDDLRDRLARTRFADELPESEVTDGVQKGPVQPGWEYGVPVSFVRDLVARWMRFDWRAQEARMNEFPQFTTEIDGQLIHFVHVRSPEPGATPLILTHGWPNTFTEYLDLIGPLTDPAAHGGDPADAFHVVVPSLPGFGFSGPTRTKGWGSARTADAWAELMARLGYDRFGAHGNDAGAIVSPWLGRRHPERVIGVHVNQIFSFPSGDPAELAGVTPAEEEYLRFLEGFVGHAIHDRAQEAQPQTLAHALSDSPAGQLAWVGQLLAALPDPDTILTIATIYWLTNTSASSARFYYENGHEPQAAEPTTFPIGLASFAYDFRPLRRFAERDHRNIVHWREYDRGGHWAAHDAPDLLLEDVREFFRELRDQPAG from the coding sequence ATGAGCTTTGAGATCACACCGTTCCGCATCGAGGTGCCGCAGGCCGACCTGGACGACCTGCGCGACCGCCTGGCCCGCACCCGGTTCGCCGACGAGCTGCCCGAGTCCGAGGTGACCGACGGCGTCCAGAAGGGCCCGGTCCAGCCGGGCTGGGAGTACGGCGTGCCCGTCTCCTTCGTCCGCGACCTGGTGGCCCGCTGGATGCGCTTCGACTGGCGCGCCCAGGAGGCGCGGATGAACGAGTTCCCGCAGTTCACCACCGAGATCGACGGCCAGCTGATCCACTTCGTGCACGTCCGGTCGCCGGAGCCGGGCGCCACCCCGCTGATCCTCACCCACGGCTGGCCGAACACGTTCACCGAGTACCTGGACCTGATCGGCCCGCTCACCGACCCGGCGGCGCACGGCGGCGACCCGGCGGACGCGTTCCACGTCGTCGTCCCGTCGCTGCCCGGCTTCGGGTTCTCGGGGCCCACCCGCACCAAGGGCTGGGGCTCGGCCCGCACCGCCGACGCCTGGGCCGAGCTGATGGCGCGGCTCGGCTACGACCGCTTCGGCGCGCACGGCAACGACGCCGGCGCGATCGTCAGCCCCTGGCTCGGGCGCCGCCACCCGGAGCGGGTGATCGGCGTCCACGTCAACCAGATCTTCTCCTTCCCCTCGGGCGACCCGGCAGAGCTCGCGGGCGTCACCCCGGCGGAGGAGGAGTACCTGCGGTTCCTGGAGGGGTTCGTCGGGCACGCGATCCACGACCGCGCACAGGAGGCCCAGCCGCAGACCCTCGCGCACGCCCTGTCGGACTCCCCCGCCGGGCAGCTGGCCTGGGTCGGCCAGCTCCTGGCCGCCCTGCCCGACCCGGACACGATCCTGACCATCGCCACGATCTACTGGCTGACGAACACCTCGGCGTCCTCGGCGCGCTTCTACTACGAGAACGGCCACGAGCCGCAGGCCGCCGAGCCGACCACGTTCCCGATCGGGCTGGCGTCGTTCGCCTACGACTTCCGCCCGCTGCGCCGCTTCGCCGAGCGGGACCACCGGAACATCGTCCACTGGCGCGAGTACGACCGCGGCGGCCACTGGGCCGCCCACGACGCCCCCGACCTGCTCCTGGAGGACGTCCGCGAGTTCTTCCGCGAGCTGCGCGACCAGCCCGCGGGCTGA
- a CDS encoding WhiB family transcriptional regulator produces the protein MQGALAISEEDLTLPCRTDPELFFAEAPADVELAKALCLECPLRKECLAGALERREPWGVWGGELFVRGVIVPRKRPRGRPRKHPRPDEVAV, from the coding sequence ATGCAGGGGGCCCTCGCGATCAGCGAGGAGGACCTCACGCTTCCGTGCCGGACCGACCCGGAGCTGTTCTTCGCCGAGGCTCCCGCCGACGTCGAGCTCGCCAAGGCGCTGTGCCTGGAGTGCCCGCTCCGCAAGGAGTGCCTCGCCGGCGCTCTCGAGCGCAGGGAGCCCTGGGGCGTCTGGGGCGGCGAGCTCTTCGTCCGCGGTGTGATCGTGCCGCGCAAGCGGCCGCGCGGCCGCCCGCGCAAGCACCCGCGCCCTGACGAAGTGGCGGTGTGA
- a CDS encoding AarF/ABC1/UbiB kinase family protein: protein MSDLPRRAVTRSAKLASLPIGFAGRTALGVGKRTFGKPAEAVAMEIQTRTAEQLFKVLGELKGGAMKLGQMLSIFEAALPPEIAGPYRATLTKLQEAAPPLPVSTVHGVLEEFLGADWRDYFESFDDRPAAAASIGQVHRAVWHDGRAVAVKVQYPGAGKALISDFNQLARLGRLFGVLMPGLDVKSMLAELKERVVEELDYTIEAESQSLFREAYLDDPDFYVPEVIAQSGNILITEWMDGTLLSKIISDGDQETRDHAALLYCRFLLSGPKRCGMLHGDPHPGNFRLLADGRLGVLDFGAVDRIPGGFQRRLGLLLRIGTMADIDEVEDALRREDFIREGVEIDAESLQAFLAPITEPFVTETFKFSREWLRDMAAQVTDLRPSNVVRQLNLPPEYVIIHRVLSAGTGVLCQLECEIPARAESLKWVPGFADDEDGELVSG from the coding sequence GTGAGCGATCTTCCCCGCCGCGCGGTGACGCGGTCAGCAAAGCTGGCGTCCCTCCCCATCGGCTTCGCGGGCCGCACCGCGCTCGGCGTCGGGAAGCGGACCTTCGGCAAGCCGGCCGAGGCCGTCGCGATGGAGATCCAGACCCGCACCGCCGAGCAGCTGTTCAAGGTCCTCGGCGAGCTCAAGGGCGGGGCGATGAAGCTCGGCCAGATGCTGTCGATCTTCGAGGCGGCGCTGCCGCCGGAGATCGCCGGGCCGTACCGGGCCACGCTCACCAAGCTGCAGGAGGCCGCTCCCCCGCTGCCGGTGTCGACCGTCCACGGGGTGCTGGAGGAGTTCCTCGGCGCGGACTGGCGCGACTACTTCGAGTCGTTCGACGACAGGCCGGCCGCCGCCGCGTCCATCGGGCAGGTGCACCGCGCCGTCTGGCACGACGGCCGCGCCGTCGCGGTGAAGGTGCAGTACCCGGGCGCCGGGAAGGCGCTGATCAGCGACTTCAACCAGCTCGCCCGCCTCGGCCGGCTGTTCGGCGTGCTGATGCCGGGGCTGGACGTCAAGTCGATGCTCGCCGAGCTCAAGGAGCGGGTGGTCGAGGAGCTCGACTACACGATCGAGGCCGAGTCGCAGTCGCTGTTCCGCGAGGCCTACCTGGACGACCCCGACTTCTACGTCCCGGAGGTCATCGCCCAGTCCGGGAACATCCTGATCACCGAGTGGATGGACGGCACCCTCCTCTCGAAGATCATCAGCGACGGGGACCAGGAGACCCGCGACCACGCGGCCCTGCTGTACTGCCGGTTCCTGCTGTCCGGGCCGAAGCGGTGCGGGATGCTGCACGGCGACCCGCACCCCGGCAACTTCCGGCTGCTGGCCGACGGCCGGCTCGGCGTCCTGGACTTCGGCGCCGTCGACCGCATCCCCGGCGGCTTCCAGCGCCGGCTCGGCCTGCTGCTGCGCATCGGCACGATGGCCGACATCGACGAAGTCGAGGACGCGCTGCGCCGCGAGGACTTCATCCGCGAGGGCGTCGAGATCGACGCCGAGTCGCTGCAGGCGTTCCTCGCCCCGATCACCGAGCCGTTCGTCACCGAGACGTTCAAGTTCAGCCGGGAGTGGCTGCGCGACATGGCCGCGCAGGTCACCGACCTGCGTCCGTCCAACGTCGTCCGGCAGCTGAACCTGCCGCCCGAGTACGTGATCATCCACCGGGTGCTGTCGGCCGGCACCGGCGTGCTGTGCCAGCTCGAATGCGAGATCCCGGCCCGCGCCGAGTCCCTGAAGTGGGTGCCGGGCTTCGCCGACGACGAGGACGGCGAGCTGGTCTCCGGCTGA
- a CDS encoding enoyl-CoA hydratase/isomerase family protein has protein sequence MPGDSADPLLVDRRPDGVAVLTLNDPGRRNAMSDEMTAAWKDAIAGLRGDAGLRCVVVTGAGSAFSSGGNLSWLADTNSVAVPPLRDRMLEFYRTWLTIRGLEVPTIAAVNGHAVGAGLCLALACDLRYAADDAKLLAPFTALGLHPGMAATWLFPEVAGLPLAREMLLAGRVLTGAEAAAHGLANQAFPRAELLDKALGTAARIAAQAPIATRLTKVALAGGGHADMEAALRWESLAQPVTMSSRDMREGLAAQREKRSPEFTGE, from the coding sequence ATGCCCGGAGACTCCGCCGACCCGCTGCTGGTCGACCGCCGCCCCGACGGGGTCGCCGTCCTCACCCTGAACGACCCCGGCCGCCGCAACGCGATGTCGGACGAGATGACCGCCGCGTGGAAGGACGCGATCGCCGGGCTGCGCGGCGACGCCGGGCTGCGCTGCGTCGTGGTCACCGGCGCCGGCAGCGCCTTCAGCTCCGGCGGGAACCTGTCGTGGCTCGCCGACACGAACTCCGTCGCCGTCCCGCCGCTGCGCGACCGGATGCTGGAGTTCTACCGGACGTGGCTGACGATCCGCGGCCTGGAGGTGCCGACGATCGCCGCGGTCAACGGGCACGCCGTCGGCGCCGGGCTGTGCCTCGCCCTCGCCTGCGACCTGCGCTACGCGGCCGACGACGCCAAGCTCCTCGCCCCGTTCACCGCCCTCGGTCTGCACCCCGGAATGGCCGCGACCTGGCTGTTCCCCGAGGTGGCCGGGCTGCCGCTGGCCCGCGAGATGCTGCTGGCCGGACGCGTCCTCACCGGCGCCGAAGCGGCCGCGCACGGGCTGGCCAACCAGGCGTTCCCGCGCGCGGAACTGCTGGACAAGGCGCTCGGCACCGCCGCCCGGATCGCCGCGCAGGCGCCGATCGCGACCCGGCTCACCAAGGTCGCGCTCGCCGGCGGCGGGCACGCCGACATGGAGGCGGCACTGCGCTGGGAGTCGCTCGCGCAGCCGGTCACGATGTCCTCCCGCGACATGCGCGAGGGACTGGCCGCCCAGCGGGAGAAGCGCAGCCCGGAATTCACCGGCGAGTAA